A single region of the uncultured Draconibacterium sp. genome encodes:
- a CDS encoding DUF4831 family protein, with protein MRYLALIIAVMIVVPTFGQRKKKDDDGIAPAYVEGIAYALPRTGIKVHVEAIREKFEPGPYAAYAQQLLGIKDARSRASVKWSVSAVKLETFSEPDPQQVYKAMGGIAATISLAPNGCLAGINAAGTATMPQQVQSNKTFQKPDLDDGFSFDYFSDTPFLIPGDSSNNFRPTAVSVEQKAAEAAQRVLDCRMNQYDLAALRIDGEYPDGKAYEVSLEELKRTEQNYIKLFVGRTTYKTETYSFDYVPAANEKNAVIFRISDENGVVPASDLSGKPVMVEFEQVAGLLEKYQTEAASDNPDAGYDGVYYRMPGVANIKIIYELNNLASARATIAQFGTIAPVPEDLLGGNYSIEFHPETGAIKSVQMK; from the coding sequence ATGAGGTATTTAGCTTTGATAATTGCTGTAATGATAGTCGTTCCGACCTTTGGACAGCGCAAAAAGAAAGACGACGACGGAATCGCTCCCGCCTATGTTGAGGGGATCGCCTACGCTTTACCACGCACGGGAATTAAAGTACACGTTGAAGCCATTCGTGAGAAATTTGAACCCGGACCATACGCTGCCTATGCCCAGCAGTTACTGGGGATAAAAGATGCCCGTAGCAGAGCATCGGTAAAATGGTCGGTGTCGGCAGTTAAACTCGAAACTTTTTCGGAGCCCGATCCGCAACAGGTATACAAAGCCATGGGCGGTATTGCCGCAACGATCAGCCTGGCGCCCAACGGTTGCCTGGCCGGAATAAATGCAGCCGGAACAGCTACAATGCCGCAGCAGGTTCAATCCAACAAAACATTTCAGAAACCGGATCTTGACGATGGTTTTTCCTTTGATTATTTCTCGGATACACCATTTTTGATTCCCGGGGATTCTTCCAATAACTTCAGGCCAACGGCTGTGAGTGTGGAGCAAAAAGCTGCTGAAGCAGCCCAACGTGTGCTTGATTGCCGTATGAATCAGTACGACCTGGCAGCACTCCGCATCGACGGCGAGTATCCCGATGGAAAAGCCTATGAAGTGAGCCTGGAAGAACTAAAACGTACCGAGCAGAATTACATCAAACTGTTTGTGGGGCGAACTACGTATAAAACCGAAACCTACAGTTTTGATTATGTGCCGGCGGCAAACGAAAAGAATGCGGTGATTTTCCGTATTTCGGATGAAAACGGTGTTGTTCCTGCCAGTGATCTTTCAGGGAAACCAGTTATGGTGGAGTTTGAACAGGTGGCCGGTTTATTGGAAAAATACCAGACCGAGGCTGCGTCGGATAATCCCGATGCCGGTTACGATGGTGTTTATTACCGAATGCCCGGAGTGGCCAATATTAAGATTATTTACGAGTTGAACAATCTGGCCTCGGCACGTGCAACCATTGCGCAGTTTGGAACCATTGCCCCGGTTCCAGAAGATTTATTAGGCGGCAATTATTCCATCGAATTTCATCCCGAAACAGGAGCTATTAAATCCGTTCAAATGAAATAG
- the aat gene encoding leucyl/phenylalanyl-tRNA--protein transferase, giving the protein MIQFPDPNQADDDGLLAQGGELSPEFLLSAYCQGVFPWFCEGEPILWWSPNPRMVLLPEDFKLKKSLRQVLNKGIFDLRIDTAFREVITACSKTKRSHEDETWITKDIIDGYVQLHKLGYAHSFETWFEGELVGGLYGLSLGNCFFGESMFFTKTDASKFAFYHLVQFALKNNLAFIDAQQPTDHLASLGAKPIPRKDFLEMLEKALQRDTLQGKWTDKTEY; this is encoded by the coding sequence ATGATACAATTTCCAGATCCGAACCAGGCCGACGATGATGGATTGCTGGCACAAGGTGGCGAGCTTTCCCCCGAGTTTTTGCTCTCGGCCTACTGCCAGGGTGTTTTCCCTTGGTTTTGCGAGGGCGAACCCATTTTGTGGTGGTCGCCCAACCCGCGGATGGTGTTGCTGCCGGAGGATTTTAAACTAAAGAAAAGTCTGCGGCAGGTCCTCAACAAAGGGATTTTTGATTTGCGTATCGACACGGCTTTTCGCGAAGTAATTACAGCGTGCAGTAAAACCAAACGCAGTCACGAAGATGAAACCTGGATTACCAAGGATATTATCGACGGCTATGTGCAACTGCACAAACTCGGTTATGCCCACTCTTTTGAAACCTGGTTTGAAGGAGAGCTGGTAGGCGGATTGTATGGCCTTTCGCTGGGGAATTGTTTTTTTGGCGAATCGATGTTTTTTACGAAAACCGACGCCAGCAAATTTGCCTTTTACCACCTGGTGCAGTTTGCCCTAAAGAACAACTTAGCTTTTATCGATGCCCAGCAACCTACCGACCACCTGGCAAGTCTGGGTGCTAAACCCATTCCGCGAAAAGACTTTCTGGAAATGCTGGAAAAAGCTTTGCAGCGTGATACTTTGCAGGGGAAATGGACAGATAAAACGGAGTACTGA
- a CDS encoding peptidase domain-containing ABC transporter, producing MNIKVKQRDITDCGAACLASVAAHYKLKLPVSKIRQWAGTDKKGTNAWGLIKAAEKMGMTAKGVKATPEALAEVPLPAIAHVIVKEKLQHYVVIYKITPSYVEKMDPGTGKLEKQPIEEFKKEWTGVLILLSPSGDFVARNEKISNFKRFGFLLRPHRGTLIQALFGAAVFTILGLATSIYIQKITDHVLINGNRNLLNLLSIIMIVILLLQVFVGSFQTMLVLKTGQLIDARLILGYYKHLLKLPQRFFDTMRTGEIVSRINDAVKIRAFINDTMINFIVNIFIVVFAFSLMFIYNWKLALIMLLVIPLYTGLYIVVNYLNKKRERKIMEQSAELESQLVESINSERTIKQLGIEEFSNIKTEVRFVSLLHSAYKSGLNSVFSGNTSLFISRIFTIILLWVGSLFVLNQEITPGELMSFYALIGYFTGPVSGLIGMNKTYQNASIAADRLFEIMDLEQETDDDLVDASEHVLGDIIFQNVSFSYGTRVDVFENFNVCFKQGDVTAIIGESGSGKTTIAALLQKLYPINEGAVYIGSTNIRYFSNQSLRQVVGIVPQNLDLFTGRVIDNIAVGEFTPDMQRVLDICTQLGIVEFIEKLPNGFNTLVGEHGATLSGGQKQRLAIARALYRNPKILIMDEATSSLDSEAENYVQETIHQLRNEGKTVIIIAHRLSTVLMADNIVVLEDGRLIEQGSHDELYNQQGKYFNLWQKQMPVFERNLNTQFS from the coding sequence ATGAACATAAAAGTAAAACAACGTGATATTACCGATTGCGGAGCAGCTTGTCTGGCATCGGTAGCAGCGCATTATAAACTTAAACTTCCGGTTTCAAAAATCCGACAATGGGCAGGTACCGATAAAAAGGGAACCAATGCCTGGGGACTGATAAAAGCAGCTGAAAAAATGGGTATGACAGCCAAAGGAGTGAAAGCAACTCCAGAAGCTTTGGCAGAAGTACCATTGCCTGCCATTGCGCATGTTATTGTAAAAGAAAAACTGCAACATTATGTAGTTATCTACAAAATAACTCCCTCGTATGTTGAGAAAATGGATCCCGGAACCGGGAAATTGGAAAAACAGCCTATTGAAGAGTTTAAAAAAGAATGGACTGGAGTTTTGATCCTGTTGTCTCCCTCGGGAGATTTTGTTGCACGAAACGAAAAAATATCAAATTTTAAACGCTTCGGTTTTTTACTCCGTCCCCACCGGGGAACGCTTATACAAGCTTTATTTGGTGCTGCCGTTTTTACCATACTTGGCCTGGCAACTTCCATTTATATTCAAAAGATAACCGACCATGTTCTGATAAACGGGAATCGTAACCTTTTAAACCTGCTGAGTATAATAATGATTGTAATATTGTTACTACAGGTTTTTGTCGGCTCGTTTCAAACCATGTTGGTATTAAAGACCGGACAATTGATAGATGCCCGATTAATTTTAGGCTACTACAAACACTTGTTAAAACTACCCCAGCGTTTTTTCGATACCATGCGCACCGGCGAAATTGTTTCGCGCATTAACGATGCAGTAAAAATCAGGGCGTTCATTAATGATACGATGATCAACTTTATTGTCAACATCTTTATTGTGGTTTTTGCGTTTTCATTAATGTTTATCTACAACTGGAAACTGGCATTAATCATGTTGCTGGTAATTCCACTCTATACAGGGCTTTACATCGTTGTAAACTACCTGAATAAAAAACGCGAACGAAAAATAATGGAACAGTCAGCAGAGCTGGAATCGCAGTTGGTGGAATCCATTAATTCAGAACGTACAATAAAACAATTAGGAATTGAAGAGTTCTCAAATATAAAAACTGAAGTGCGTTTCGTTTCCCTGCTTCATTCAGCTTATAAATCGGGTTTAAATTCGGTTTTTTCTGGGAACACGTCACTGTTTATCAGCCGTATCTTTACCATAATCCTTTTGTGGGTAGGAAGTTTGTTTGTGTTAAACCAGGAAATTACTCCGGGAGAGCTCATGTCTTTTTACGCGCTTATTGGGTATTTTACCGGGCCTGTTTCCGGATTGATAGGTATGAACAAAACTTATCAAAATGCCAGTATTGCCGCCGACCGCCTTTTCGAAATAATGGATTTGGAACAGGAAACGGATGATGATTTGGTTGACGCCTCTGAACATGTTCTAGGAGATATAATCTTTCAAAACGTGTCATTCAGCTATGGAACACGTGTTGATGTTTTTGAAAATTTTAACGTGTGCTTTAAGCAGGGCGATGTAACAGCCATAATTGGCGAAAGCGGTTCGGGAAAAACAACCATTGCAGCATTGCTTCAAAAGTTATATCCAATAAACGAAGGAGCTGTTTATATTGGTAGCACTAATATCCGGTATTTTAGCAATCAGAGTTTACGACAAGTGGTGGGGATTGTACCGCAAAATCTTGATCTTTTTACCGGGCGGGTAATTGATAATATTGCCGTTGGCGAATTTACCCCCGATATGCAACGGGTACTTGATATTTGCACTCAGCTGGGTATAGTAGAGTTTATTGAAAAATTACCTAACGGATTTAACACCCTTGTTGGCGAGCATGGCGCAACACTTTCGGGCGGGCAAAAACAACGGCTGGCCATTGCCCGCGCTTTGTACCGCAACCCCAAAATATTAATTATGGACGAAGCTACTTCTTCCTTAGACTCCGAAGCCGAAAATTATGTGCAGGAAACCATACACCAGTTACGAAATGAAGGAAAAACAGTAATTATAATAGCGCACCGTTTAAGTACCGTTTTAATGGCCGATAACATTGTGGTACTAGAAGATGGAAGGTTAATAGAACAAGGTTCGCATGATGAACTATATAATCAACAAGGTAAGTACTTTAATTTATGGCAGAAGCAAATGCCAGTTTTCGAAAGAAATCTCAATACTCAATTCTCTTAA
- a CDS encoding HlyD family efflux transporter periplasmic adaptor subunit: MSLFLIKTEITVQSRGVFRSSSEPIELISPVVAKVVKSNLDENQPVKKGDTLVWLDCKKQAERIAYIQKRILENEAYLNDISAMLSYNYSDLATSLYKTTHAQYRQKLSEFDMQIELYQKSFSRAKTLFEKEVIPATELEDKQFQLDKILEAKKIYVQMSRNEWQQLSVNYQQENKNFESEIKSLQSEIKNYTITAPVTGHITNYNGIKTGGFVSPGQSIAIISPDDHIMAEHLVSPQDIGYLHENMPVIFQVDAYNYNQWGMASGTITEISNEIYIVNNHPFFKVRSSLNQSYLSLKNGYQGKLKKGLTNTARYKITKRTLAQLLFDKTDNWLNPKLITE; the protein is encoded by the coding sequence ATGTCTTTATTTTTAATAAAAACAGAAATTACTGTACAAAGCAGGGGAGTATTTCGATCATCATCCGAACCAATAGAATTAATTTCGCCGGTGGTTGCCAAAGTTGTAAAGTCGAACCTGGACGAGAATCAACCTGTAAAGAAAGGCGATACATTAGTTTGGCTCGATTGCAAGAAGCAAGCGGAACGTATTGCTTATATCCAAAAAAGGATTTTAGAAAACGAAGCCTATTTGAACGATATCTCAGCTATGCTGAGTTATAATTATTCGGATTTAGCAACCAGCCTTTATAAAACGACTCACGCACAATATCGACAAAAACTCTCAGAGTTTGATATGCAGATTGAATTATATCAAAAATCCTTTAGTCGGGCAAAAACTTTGTTCGAAAAAGAGGTGATTCCTGCAACTGAGTTGGAAGACAAGCAATTTCAATTGGATAAAATACTTGAGGCGAAAAAGATTTATGTTCAGATGAGTAGAAACGAATGGCAGCAACTGTCTGTTAATTATCAACAAGAAAACAAAAACTTTGAGAGTGAAATAAAAAGCCTTCAAAGCGAAATAAAAAACTACACCATAACAGCCCCGGTAACGGGACATATAACCAATTACAATGGCATAAAAACAGGAGGTTTTGTTTCACCCGGACAAAGCATTGCCATAATAAGCCCCGACGATCACATTATGGCAGAGCACCTTGTTTCGCCGCAAGATATTGGTTATTTACATGAAAACATGCCGGTTATTTTTCAGGTTGATGCATACAACTACAACCAGTGGGGAATGGCATCAGGAACTATTACTGAAATTTCAAATGAAATATATATCGTTAATAATCATCCCTTTTTTAAAGTACGGAGTAGCCTTAATCAGTCATACTTGTCGCTTAAAAATGGTTATCAGGGCAAACTAAAAAAGGGACTTACAAATACAGCAAGGTATAAAATAACAAAACGTACACTTGCACAATTACTTTTTGATAAAACAGATAACTGGCTAAATCCTAAACTCATTACAGAATAA
- a CDS encoding DUF559 domain-containing protein → MTSSYHKNLKQYARKLRKQGTKGEATLWRDVLKARKMRGHQFNRQFIINNYIVDFICRELKLIIEIDGYSHFVKSEEDYVREKELENLGYQIIRFSEAMVIYRIDEVVAEIYYAVECLEQQSGKTGKNI, encoded by the coding sequence ATGACATCCTCCTACCACAAAAATCTAAAACAATATGCACGAAAACTTCGCAAACAAGGCACCAAAGGAGAAGCAACTCTTTGGCGTGATGTTTTGAAAGCCCGAAAAATGAGAGGCCATCAGTTTAACCGGCAATTTATTATTAATAATTACATCGTTGATTTTATTTGTCGCGAATTAAAACTCATCATTGAAATTGATGGTTATTCGCATTTTGTAAAGTCGGAAGAAGACTATGTTCGAGAGAAAGAATTAGAAAATCTTGGCTATCAGATTATTCGTTTTTCGGAAGCAATGGTGATCTACAGGATTGATGAAGTTGTTGCAGAAATTTATTATGCTGTTGAGTGTTTGGAACAACAATCTGGCAAAACGGGAAAGAATATCTAA
- a CDS encoding M56 family metallopeptidase, whose translation MTPFFAYLIKSTISLALLYCLFRLTVRNDKNHRLTRFLLLSVMLVSASIPFLTVQLFYKELEMTSTSIVQEIVSAPVAIPSEDQSAIIHAPVVANIPSVNYWAIIYTAIISLLLFRLLFGIYRVSGIIKKAEKHRFRKIVLAVVKDFVQPFTFLNKVVLSEKDFLENRAIVVVHEYAHIRHKHALDLLLCELFTAVHFFNPFMWLLRRDLKLIHEYQADEAVLNKGIDAQKYQLLVLEKAVGERRFAMANHFTQKPIVKRLKMMTKTKRQKWGMVKMILFVPLIIVLLQAFARPELITKSADFIPVRYTENKAEQWLAKWNIDNIGDGIFDPEMDRNKLSERENNILVILMNIKDEYLVQGEHASKESIKTMATGFLQGVNPGGSTSPESIEKEIPGIGKVKVSEGWISYRHDIESSREAINFTLRQIGEAYLGAREAKAFILFGKKYFDLDVEKQKIVNEIVPIRFSYETPKNPRTSTWLPFEEKPSPEPKPMELLVRYDGTIVFGSKTYENLDEFERDLKVWKKELEAISKEEKTNHYYRVNATFEHGSRTQEICSKEISKINYMLWKQSMHVEQIHHVFPEELNKPGLEMDKLNARVEQKTE comes from the coding sequence ATGACACCCTTTTTTGCCTACCTCATAAAATCGACAATTAGTCTGGCTTTGCTTTATTGTTTGTTCCGCTTAACCGTAAGAAACGATAAAAACCATCGTTTAACCCGTTTTCTTTTGCTTTCGGTTATGCTGGTGTCGGCGAGCATTCCATTCTTAACGGTGCAGCTTTTTTATAAGGAGCTTGAAATGACTTCGACCTCTATTGTGCAGGAAATTGTTTCAGCACCTGTTGCCATACCATCTGAGGATCAATCGGCGATCATTCACGCGCCAGTTGTTGCGAATATCCCTTCGGTGAACTATTGGGCGATTATTTATACAGCCATTATTTCGCTTCTCTTATTTCGACTTCTTTTTGGAATTTATCGCGTTTCCGGAATCATAAAAAAGGCAGAGAAACATCGCTTCCGAAAAATAGTATTGGCAGTTGTTAAAGACTTTGTACAACCCTTTACATTCCTGAATAAAGTTGTCCTTTCCGAGAAGGATTTCCTGGAGAACAGAGCTATTGTAGTGGTTCACGAATATGCGCACATCAGACATAAACATGCTTTGGATTTGCTGTTATGTGAACTGTTTACGGCGGTACATTTTTTTAACCCTTTTATGTGGCTGTTACGCCGCGATTTAAAATTAATACACGAATACCAGGCCGATGAGGCTGTATTAAATAAAGGCATCGATGCACAAAAATACCAGTTGCTGGTATTGGAGAAAGCCGTTGGCGAAAGACGTTTTGCCATGGCAAACCATTTTACTCAAAAACCCATTGTAAAACGATTAAAAATGATGACAAAAACAAAACGTCAGAAATGGGGCATGGTGAAGATGATTCTCTTTGTGCCCTTAATAATAGTGCTTTTACAAGCATTTGCACGACCCGAATTAATTACAAAATCAGCAGATTTTATTCCGGTACGTTACACGGAAAATAAGGCGGAGCAATGGCTCGCAAAATGGAACATCGATAATATTGGCGATGGAATTTTTGATCCGGAAATGGATCGGAATAAATTGTCGGAAAGAGAAAACAATATTCTGGTTATTCTTATGAATATTAAAGATGAATACCTGGTACAGGGAGAACATGCTTCGAAAGAAAGTATCAAAACAATGGCTACCGGATTTTTACAGGGAGTCAATCCCGGAGGAAGCACATCTCCTGAAAGTATTGAAAAGGAAATACCGGGAATTGGCAAAGTAAAAGTTTCTGAAGGCTGGATTTCGTACCGCCATGATATTGAATCGTCGAGAGAAGCCATAAACTTTACCTTGCGGCAAATAGGAGAGGCTTACCTCGGCGCCAGGGAAGCAAAGGCATTTATATTGTTCGGGAAGAAATATTTCGATCTGGATGTAGAGAAACAGAAGATAGTAAACGAGATCGTGCCAATTCGCTTTTCGTATGAGACTCCAAAAAATCCGAGAACAAGTACCTGGTTGCCTTTTGAAGAGAAACCATCGCCTGAGCCCAAACCAATGGAACTATTGGTGCGCTACGATGGTACGATTGTTTTCGGCAGTAAAACCTACGAAAATCTGGATGAGTTTGAGCGCGATTTAAAGGTGTGGAAAAAGGAGTTGGAAGCGATTAGTAAAGAAGAAAAAACGAATCATTATTATCGAGTCAACGCTACTTTTGAGCATGGTTCACGAACTCAGGAAATATGTTCAAAAGAGATTAGTAAGATAAATTACATGCTTTGGAAACAAAGTATGCACGTGGAACAAATTCATCATGTATTCCCTGAGGAGTTGAACAAACCCGGCTTGGAGATGGATAAACTTAACGCAAGGGTGGAGCAGAAGACAGAGTGA
- a CDS encoding BlaI/MecI/CopY family transcriptional regulator, with protein sequence MKKLTPKEEEILSLFWEKGPMFVKELKELYSDQKLHYNTLSTMVRAMEEKGFIEHEKFGNTYRYFAAVTKEEYSKGTLGNVVKKYFNNSYKSVVSLLVEEENLSLEDLRKLISEIENSKNK encoded by the coding sequence ATGAAAAAACTTACACCAAAAGAAGAAGAGATACTGAGTTTATTTTGGGAGAAAGGCCCCATGTTTGTGAAAGAATTGAAGGAATTGTATTCAGATCAGAAACTGCATTACAACACGCTTTCAACTATGGTTAGGGCCATGGAAGAAAAAGGGTTCATCGAGCACGAGAAGTTTGGAAATACTTACCGTTATTTTGCGGCCGTAACAAAAGAAGAATACAGCAAGGGCACCCTCGGAAATGTGGTAAAAAAGTATTTCAACAATTCGTATAAAAGTGTGGTGTCGCTGCTGGTTGAAGAAGAAAACCTTTCGCTGGAGGATTTGCGGAAGTTGATTTCGGAGATTGAAAACAGCAAAAACAAGTAA
- a CDS encoding glycoside hydrolase family 43 protein, whose amino-acid sequence MKKLITSLLLFAFIAGAAVQAQTPDMPGNKTTGIKIVDKLQQPASSQNFNTKDLAGYLLVYFKDQTQSAYMAVSSDGYTFTDLNNGEPIFDGTKLAEQKGVRDPHITRGPDGAFYLTMTDLHIFGQRAGHRDTRWQRPEEKYGWGNNRAIVLMKSYDLIHWTHSDFRVDKAFPQLGDIDCSWAPETVYDPEEKKMMVYFTIRYNNANANMYYSYANEEFTRLETTPKMITELGGIDGDITQLGDTYHMHYVSGAKILHAVSDKINKDYVTETRRIDPESKPTEAPNVFRRLGTDTYVLMYDVYGGRPNNMGFSETKDFVSYTDIGHFNEGEMKTIGFERPKHGAVSYLTRKELKAITDYWGVNIDIQ is encoded by the coding sequence ATGAAAAAACTTATTACCTCACTATTGCTATTCGCTTTTATTGCAGGTGCTGCCGTGCAGGCACAAACACCCGACATGCCAGGCAACAAAACCACAGGAATTAAAATTGTAGACAAACTGCAACAACCGGCTTCGTCCCAAAATTTTAATACAAAAGACCTTGCCGGCTATTTGTTGGTCTATTTTAAAGACCAGACACAAAGTGCTTACATGGCTGTTAGCAGCGACGGTTATACGTTTACCGACCTGAACAATGGCGAACCTATTTTTGATGGGACCAAACTGGCCGAGCAAAAAGGTGTTCGCGATCCGCACATCACCCGTGGCCCAGATGGCGCCTTTTACCTTACCATGACCGACCTGCATATTTTCGGGCAACGTGCAGGGCACCGCGACACACGCTGGCAACGCCCCGAAGAAAAATACGGCTGGGGAAACAACCGCGCCATTGTGCTGATGAAATCCTACGACCTGATCCACTGGACACATTCCGATTTTCGGGTTGATAAGGCTTTCCCCCAACTGGGCGACATCGATTGCTCGTGGGCACCGGAAACCGTGTACGATCCGGAAGAGAAAAAAATGATGGTATATTTTACCATCCGGTATAACAACGCGAATGCAAACATGTACTATTCGTATGCCAACGAAGAATTTACCCGACTTGAAACCACTCCAAAAATGATTACCGAGTTGGGCGGAATAGACGGCGATATTACTCAACTTGGCGATACCTACCACATGCATTATGTTTCGGGAGCCAAGATTTTGCACGCTGTTTCGGATAAAATAAATAAAGACTATGTTACAGAAACACGGCGCATCGACCCTGAAAGTAAACCTACCGAAGCTCCTAATGTTTTCAGGCGTTTAGGCACCGACACCTATGTGCTGATGTATGATGTGTATGGTGGGCGCCCCAATAACATGGGTTTTAGCGAAACCAAAGATTTTGTTTCCTATACCGACATTGGCCATTTTAACGAGGGCGAAATGAAAACCATTGGTTTTGAACGTCCCAAACACGGTGCGGTTAGCTATCTTACCCGCAAGGAATTAAAAGCTATTACGGACTATTGGGGTGTTAATATTGATATACAATAA